A genomic region of Corallococcus macrosporus contains the following coding sequences:
- a CDS encoding DNA alkylation repair protein, producing the protein MTLEETMRELERLGTEQTRKTYLRHGAPQPLSGVNFGPLTVLRKRLGTDDALARALWASGHTEARLLATMVVDAPAMPWKELDAWAKGLDWHTLTDVFVTNVVRRSPHAAKALTWTRSKSEWVGRAGWQSLAVLLTKTAVLEDEDLLPWVKRIEAELPGARNRVREAMNSALIALGATGGALQDAALAAAKRLGRVEVDHGDTACETPDAAGYIQKIQARKQARAPAKPASVKQAPKQKLAAAKKPPAARTRPRA; encoded by the coding sequence ATGACCCTGGAAGAGACGATGCGGGAGCTGGAGCGGCTGGGCACGGAGCAGACGCGGAAGACCTATCTGCGGCACGGCGCCCCCCAGCCCCTGTCCGGAGTGAACTTCGGTCCGTTGACGGTGTTGAGGAAGCGGCTGGGCACGGACGACGCGCTCGCCCGGGCGCTCTGGGCGTCGGGCCACACGGAGGCGCGGCTGTTGGCGACGATGGTGGTGGACGCGCCCGCGATGCCCTGGAAGGAGCTGGACGCGTGGGCGAAGGGGCTGGACTGGCACACGCTCACGGACGTCTTCGTGACGAACGTGGTGCGGCGCTCACCGCACGCGGCGAAGGCGCTCACGTGGACGCGGTCGAAGTCCGAGTGGGTGGGACGCGCGGGCTGGCAGAGCCTGGCCGTGCTGCTCACGAAGACCGCGGTGCTCGAGGACGAGGACCTGCTGCCGTGGGTGAAGCGCATCGAGGCGGAGCTGCCGGGCGCGAGGAACCGCGTGCGCGAGGCGATGAACAGCGCGCTCATCGCGCTGGGCGCCACCGGAGGCGCGCTCCAGGACGCGGCGCTCGCGGCGGCGAAGCGGCTGGGCCGCGTGGAGGTGGATCACGGCGACACGGCCTGTGAGACGCCGGATGCCGCCGGGTACATCCAGAAGATCCAGGCCCGGAAGCAGGCCCGCGCTCCAGCGAAGCCGGCCTCCGTGAAGCAGGCTCCGAAGCAGAAGCTCGCTGCCGCGAAGAAGCCGCCCGCGGCGCGCACGCGGCCTCGCGCCTGA
- a CDS encoding translocation/assembly module TamB — protein MSDPTTPAPSAPPHRRKRWGRRILWGLLGFLGLIVLLVVGALVYATSPGGSARIARFGVDLANKQLAGRLELGGFDLDLNGAVLTGIKIYTPEGDLAAEVARVEARLNLSPLLGQQVDLTKVRIETPRLYLVQDERGLNLMRALEPKEPKPEEPPSQSQSTLRIDLKDFELSHGYVDFQQELPDGGERQVRLEEFGAKGEGHYGLADMDFAADLQASGGLTRPLTGPVRLVLKGQGKDVVRQVDAQLALAGIEADLGAKQSGETAAAVELRRLRVPPEPVKAFVPAYPLVVPIEAKGTASLDGDLAKAQLGASAGKATLDLTGDVNLKTYRTTETTVKARGVNLAELMEGGIPTNIAADLTAHGGGDSVETLDGDVALAVSPSEYRGQSVGPIELKASAKDGRYNVANLRVMMPGAAFIASGEGTSKALEARGSLSAGDLKLLSQALNKLLPGGTVPPMSGSGSLELLVQGPPRSPGVKADGNFVALNYGDIAITDLSLKASVPDVTRPLTTDATVLVSQLKTAGKTFRDLSLALTTDENRELKASVRVEGDAQLALGVEGTVDADNEGLAMRAFSLSWPEATWTLQQPTHLGFGGGRIALEPPLALASGAQTLKIAAVKDGERVDARIDLGAFDLSKLPRIAVPEDLGLGGTLSGHVAAKGRMARPDAEVDLTLADGKARGYEGLGLQVKARYVKDRATGTLGAELNAARVSSQFDVPVQGVLRRRNEPMSLTVNLEKLDVAETLKLANQPPGPTGQITGTLVVNGSAKDPRLDLKVVGAELRYPGRPEALFAQALGFELHANSDANDATLGARLDVKGLAPQAYVSLKTPFTLGGVIAKPPTPAQALEAPLHLEALIAELPLKLLQGAEGVDKPDGTVTLKADVSGSALAPQGRVEMQAKAATANGLPPLNGTALALAGDKDVKLTLDVQRPNGPLATLEARVLAPLAALQDREVVSRVPFRMKGRVGPVPLSELPGMAVQQPGQGGNRGPQGVLSMELVARGTPEAPELELNGGLQNLGVAQTALGQARLHYSYSEAKSLFDAMLTAPGGGSLLLGGTLALDLSLPAFQAAQGPAKKVDRAPVEVSLRARRFDPTFLSGISTYVRSLGGLMQADANLGGTVGAPTFKGNLAWKDGKLGLSGFGEYHDIQLALNASQERIELKQLTAKSGNGTLELTATANRQGKGGEFVLEGKGNTKNLPIVVEDQLMALLSLNLSMKGSLSDRLVNINDLSIPEAHVELPEAKRKDLQPLERPVDVVMVRNGVPVDKRKKKEKAPTQVATSQKAQNPRNAPDSPGMPGNPEPTVGSGGAGGPTSQAEAEALAEEGEEEEAPQRQFWVNINAPRNLWVRGSDLNVQLGLSEGFRVEYANEARMFGEVMVLLGRVDVLGRRFDVQRDSQVRFTGPVLAPYINVTAEHRNENAGVTVFVTVRGQGEEVTLKTTSDPALPESEIYTLLATGRRTLERGSGASMNAGAQAASVVGSLVANEARKAIASKLPLDVLSIEAGDSGISGTKLEVGTYVTDKIYVGYTGRVGANLQRGENANSVRFQYLFSPRWSLEGMYGDARSGGLDLIWSKEY, from the coding sequence TTGAGCGACCCCACCACCCCCGCCCCCTCCGCCCCGCCCCACCGGCGCAAGCGCTGGGGACGGCGGATCCTCTGGGGCCTGCTTGGTTTCCTCGGGCTCATCGTCCTGCTGGTGGTGGGCGCGCTCGTGTACGCCACCAGTCCGGGCGGCTCCGCCCGCATCGCCCGCTTTGGCGTCGACCTGGCGAACAAGCAGCTCGCCGGCCGGCTGGAGCTGGGCGGGTTCGACCTGGACCTCAACGGCGCGGTCCTCACCGGCATCAAGATCTACACGCCCGAAGGGGACCTGGCGGCGGAAGTGGCCCGCGTGGAGGCGCGGCTGAACCTGTCCCCGCTCCTGGGCCAGCAGGTGGACCTGACGAAGGTGCGCATCGAGACGCCCCGCCTGTACCTGGTGCAGGACGAGCGCGGCCTCAACCTGATGCGCGCGCTGGAGCCCAAGGAGCCCAAGCCGGAGGAGCCGCCCTCCCAGAGCCAGAGCACCCTGCGCATCGACCTCAAGGACTTCGAGCTCAGCCACGGCTACGTGGACTTCCAGCAGGAGCTGCCGGACGGCGGCGAGCGCCAGGTGCGTCTGGAGGAGTTCGGCGCGAAGGGTGAGGGCCACTACGGCCTGGCGGACATGGACTTCGCCGCGGACCTCCAGGCGTCAGGCGGACTCACCCGCCCGCTCACGGGCCCGGTGCGCCTGGTGCTCAAGGGCCAGGGCAAGGACGTGGTGCGCCAGGTGGACGCGCAGCTGGCGCTGGCGGGCATCGAGGCGGACCTGGGCGCGAAGCAGTCCGGTGAGACGGCCGCGGCCGTGGAGCTGCGCCGCCTGCGCGTGCCCCCAGAGCCGGTGAAGGCCTTCGTGCCCGCGTACCCGCTGGTGGTGCCCATTGAAGCGAAGGGCACCGCGTCCCTGGACGGCGACCTCGCGAAGGCGCAACTGGGCGCGTCCGCGGGCAAGGCCACGCTGGACCTGACGGGCGACGTGAACCTCAAGACGTACCGCACCACGGAGACCACCGTGAAGGCGCGCGGGGTCAACCTGGCGGAGCTGATGGAGGGGGGCATCCCCACCAACATCGCCGCGGACCTCACCGCGCACGGCGGCGGCGACAGCGTGGAGACGCTGGACGGCGACGTGGCCCTCGCGGTGTCCCCGTCCGAGTACCGGGGCCAGTCGGTGGGCCCCATCGAGCTGAAGGCCAGCGCCAAGGACGGCCGCTACAACGTGGCCAACCTGCGCGTGATGATGCCGGGCGCGGCGTTCATCGCGTCCGGCGAGGGCACCTCGAAGGCGCTGGAGGCGCGCGGCAGCCTGTCCGCGGGCGACCTGAAGCTGCTGTCGCAGGCGCTCAACAAGCTGTTGCCCGGCGGCACCGTGCCGCCCATGTCCGGCAGCGGTTCGCTGGAGCTGCTGGTGCAGGGGCCGCCGCGCTCGCCGGGCGTGAAGGCGGACGGCAACTTCGTCGCGCTGAACTACGGCGACATCGCCATCACGGACCTGTCGCTCAAGGCGAGCGTGCCGGACGTCACCCGCCCGCTCACCACCGACGCCACCGTGCTGGTGAGCCAGCTGAAGACCGCGGGGAAGACCTTCCGCGACCTGTCCCTGGCGCTCACCACCGACGAGAACCGCGAGCTGAAGGCGAGCGTGCGCGTGGAGGGCGACGCGCAGCTGGCGCTGGGCGTGGAGGGCACGGTGGACGCGGACAACGAGGGGCTGGCCATGCGCGCCTTCTCGCTGTCCTGGCCGGAGGCCACCTGGACGCTCCAGCAGCCCACGCACCTGGGCTTTGGCGGCGGACGCATCGCGCTGGAGCCGCCGCTGGCGCTCGCGTCCGGGGCGCAGACCCTGAAGATCGCCGCGGTGAAGGACGGCGAGCGCGTGGACGCGCGCATCGACCTGGGCGCGTTCGACCTGTCCAAGCTGCCTCGCATCGCGGTGCCGGAGGACCTGGGCCTGGGCGGCACGCTGTCCGGCCACGTCGCGGCGAAGGGGCGCATGGCCCGGCCGGACGCGGAGGTGGACCTCACCCTGGCGGACGGCAAGGCGCGCGGCTACGAGGGGCTGGGGCTCCAGGTGAAGGCTCGGTACGTGAAGGACCGCGCCACCGGCACGCTGGGCGCGGAGCTGAACGCGGCGCGCGTGTCTTCCCAGTTCGACGTGCCCGTGCAGGGCGTGCTGCGCCGCCGCAACGAGCCCATGTCCCTCACGGTGAACCTGGAGAAGCTGGACGTCGCGGAGACGCTGAAGCTGGCGAACCAGCCGCCCGGCCCCACGGGGCAGATCACCGGCACGCTGGTGGTGAACGGCTCCGCGAAGGACCCGCGCCTGGACCTGAAGGTGGTGGGCGCGGAGCTGCGCTACCCCGGCCGGCCGGAGGCCCTCTTCGCGCAGGCGCTGGGCTTCGAGCTGCACGCGAACTCCGACGCGAACGACGCCACGCTGGGCGCGCGGCTGGACGTGAAGGGCCTCGCGCCGCAGGCCTACGTCTCGCTCAAGACGCCCTTCACGCTGGGCGGTGTCATCGCGAAGCCGCCCACGCCCGCGCAGGCGCTGGAGGCGCCGCTGCACCTGGAGGCGCTCATCGCGGAGCTGCCGCTGAAGCTGCTCCAGGGCGCCGAGGGCGTGGACAAGCCGGACGGCACGGTGACGCTGAAGGCGGACGTGAGCGGCTCCGCGCTGGCGCCGCAGGGCCGCGTGGAGATGCAGGCGAAGGCCGCCACCGCCAACGGCCTGCCGCCCCTCAACGGCACCGCGCTGGCGCTGGCGGGCGACAAGGACGTGAAGCTGACGCTGGACGTGCAGCGCCCCAACGGGCCGCTGGCCACGCTGGAGGCGCGCGTGCTGGCGCCGCTGGCCGCGCTCCAGGACCGCGAGGTCGTCAGCCGCGTGCCCTTCCGCATGAAGGGGCGCGTGGGGCCCGTGCCCTTGAGTGAGCTGCCCGGCATGGCGGTGCAGCAGCCCGGCCAGGGTGGCAACCGCGGGCCGCAGGGCGTGCTGTCCATGGAGCTGGTGGCGCGCGGCACGCCGGAGGCCCCGGAGCTGGAGCTGAACGGCGGCCTGCAGAACCTGGGCGTCGCGCAGACGGCGCTGGGGCAGGCGCGGCTGCACTACTCCTACTCGGAGGCGAAGTCGCTCTTCGACGCCATGCTCACCGCGCCGGGCGGCGGGTCGCTGCTGCTGGGCGGCACGCTGGCGCTGGACCTGTCCCTGCCCGCGTTCCAGGCCGCGCAGGGGCCGGCGAAGAAGGTGGACCGGGCGCCGGTGGAGGTGTCGCTGCGCGCGCGCCGCTTCGACCCGACGTTCCTCTCCGGCATCTCCACGTACGTGCGCTCGCTGGGCGGCCTCATGCAGGCGGACGCGAACCTGGGCGGCACCGTGGGCGCGCCCACCTTCAAGGGCAACCTGGCGTGGAAGGACGGCAAGCTGGGGCTGTCGGGCTTCGGCGAGTACCACGACATCCAGCTCGCGCTGAACGCGTCGCAGGAGCGCATCGAGCTCAAGCAGCTCACCGCGAAGTCCGGCAACGGCACGCTGGAATTGACGGCCACCGCGAACCGCCAGGGCAAGGGCGGCGAGTTCGTGCTGGAGGGCAAGGGCAACACCAAGAACCTGCCCATCGTGGTGGAGGATCAGCTCATGGCCCTGCTGTCGCTGAACCTGTCCATGAAGGGCAGCCTCAGCGACCGGCTGGTGAACATCAACGACCTGTCCATCCCGGAGGCGCACGTCGAATTGCCGGAGGCCAAGCGCAAGGACCTGCAGCCGCTGGAGCGCCCCGTGGACGTGGTGATGGTCCGCAACGGCGTGCCGGTGGACAAGCGCAAGAAGAAGGAGAAGGCGCCCACGCAGGTGGCCACGTCGCAGAAGGCGCAGAACCCGCGCAACGCCCCGGACTCGCCCGGCATGCCCGGCAACCCGGAGCCCACGGTGGGCAGCGGCGGCGCGGGCGGCCCCACGTCCCAGGCGGAGGCGGAGGCCCTGGCGGAGGAAGGCGAGGAGGAGGAGGCGCCGCAGCGCCAGTTCTGGGTGAACATCAACGCGCCCCGCAACCTCTGGGTGCGCGGCTCCGACCTCAACGTCCAGTTGGGCCTGTCCGAGGGCTTCCGCGTCGAGTACGCCAACGAGGCGCGCATGTTCGGCGAGGTGATGGTGCTGCTCGGCCGCGTGGACGTGCTGGGCCGCCGCTTCGACGTGCAGCGCGACAGCCAGGTGCGCTTCACCGGCCCGGTGCTCGCGCCGTACATCAACGTCACCGCCGAGCACCGCAACGAGAACGCGGGCGTCACCGTCTTCGTCACCGTGCGCGGCCAGGGCGAGGAGGTCACGCTGAAGACGACGAGCGACCCGGCCCTGCCGGAGTCGGAAATCTACACGCTGCTCGCCACCGGCCGGCGCACGCTGGAGCGCGGCTCCGGGGCGTCCATGAACGCGGGCGCGCAGGCCGCCTCGGTGGTGGGCTCGCTCGTCGCCAACGAGGCGCGCAAGGCCATTGCCTCCAAGCTGCCCCTGGACGTGCTCTCCATCGAGGCGGGTGACAGCGGCATCTCCGGCACCAAGCTGGAGGTGGGCACGTACGTGACGGACAAAATCTACGTGGGCTACACCGGCCGCGTGGGCGCCAACCTGCAGCGCGGGGAGAACGCCAACTCCGTGCGCTTCCAGTACCTCTTCAGCCCGCGCTGGAGCCTGGAGGGCATGTACGGCGACGCGCGCTCCGGCGGCCTGGACCTCATCTGGTCCAAGGAGTACTGA
- a CDS encoding BamA/OMP85 family outer membrane protein, with the protein MADVRLLRFRSAVPLALAVLLTACATTSNQPTGPKVKSLDIEGTKQVDEGDIKDRILTSSTPWYAFWPFGKAHYFDTNAWQADLRRIERFYQAQGYYQAQVESNEVIPDGDKAVRLKVVVNEGAPTVIDRVETHGLESLSQGENQPSQRERERILEELPVKPGDVFREDTWVATKDLVLQRLKDLGYAEAEVGGEVRVDVATQKAVVDLQIAPGLRYRFGNIFIATDANPQVPPRRIIEQAQGAVHKGAYFSEAALAEAQARVFRMGVFGAVKVNRGAPDRQNGTVPVVVDVRESPFHSIRLGGGIGVDAARQEGRVLGEWTNRNFRGGLRRLTLRGRVGYAFIPNVLASVRGDEGSQDGPIFNLTTEFEQPRFLFRDVALQASVTAEKGLQQAYSFYGGYLKTGVIWTPHPSFSVFPSYNLQLYRLKGQVSADETVPPIILGCNDPSGQCDVALSFLEVAFAWDRRDDRTEPRDGYYAALSVQKGGGPFFGNYDYVRLLPDLRYYYSIGEKKDLTVALKLRMGTLDPAGGGQSSIVTRFFSGGATSMRGFNGQRLSPMTPLAPTYKKDDDGNILLDGAGNPILESWDTVPVGGNSLVETSVELRYMLTDALMLAVFYDSGLVGTEGLIGKNAPKLFGPEHYHAVGAGLRYLTVVGPIRLDIARRLNIGRGLPVSDPGYIYPSSGGCLGFGRKFGKASTSADAAYAGAPEGLCAVHISIGEAF; encoded by the coding sequence GTGGCCGACGTCCGACTCCTCCGATTCCGCTCCGCCGTGCCCCTCGCGCTGGCCGTGCTGCTGACGGCGTGCGCCACCACCTCCAATCAGCCCACCGGGCCGAAGGTGAAGTCCCTGGACATCGAGGGGACGAAGCAGGTGGACGAGGGGGACATCAAGGACCGCATCCTCACGTCCTCCACCCCCTGGTACGCGTTCTGGCCCTTCGGCAAGGCGCACTACTTCGACACCAACGCGTGGCAGGCGGACCTGCGCCGCATCGAGCGCTTCTACCAGGCGCAGGGCTACTACCAGGCGCAGGTGGAATCCAACGAGGTGATTCCCGACGGCGACAAGGCCGTGCGCCTCAAGGTGGTGGTCAACGAGGGCGCGCCCACCGTCATCGACCGCGTCGAAACGCACGGCCTGGAGTCCCTGAGCCAGGGTGAGAACCAGCCCTCGCAGCGCGAGCGCGAGCGCATCCTGGAGGAGCTGCCGGTGAAGCCCGGCGACGTGTTCCGCGAGGACACGTGGGTGGCCACCAAGGACCTGGTGCTCCAGCGGCTCAAGGACCTGGGGTACGCGGAAGCGGAGGTCGGCGGCGAGGTGCGCGTGGACGTGGCCACGCAGAAGGCCGTGGTGGACCTGCAGATCGCCCCGGGCCTGCGCTACCGCTTCGGCAACATCTTCATCGCCACGGACGCGAACCCGCAGGTGCCGCCCCGCCGCATCATCGAGCAGGCGCAGGGCGCCGTGCACAAGGGCGCGTACTTCAGCGAGGCGGCGCTGGCGGAGGCCCAGGCGCGCGTCTTCCGCATGGGCGTCTTCGGCGCGGTGAAGGTGAACCGGGGCGCGCCGGACCGGCAGAACGGCACGGTGCCGGTGGTGGTGGACGTGCGCGAGTCCCCCTTCCACTCCATCCGGCTGGGCGGCGGTATCGGCGTGGACGCCGCGCGGCAGGAAGGCCGTGTGCTGGGCGAGTGGACCAACCGCAACTTCCGCGGCGGCCTGCGCCGGCTCACGCTGCGCGGGCGCGTGGGCTACGCGTTCATCCCCAACGTGCTGGCGAGCGTGCGCGGGGACGAGGGCTCCCAGGACGGCCCCATCTTCAACCTCACCACGGAGTTCGAGCAGCCGCGCTTCCTCTTCCGCGACGTGGCCCTGCAGGCCTCCGTCACCGCGGAGAAGGGCCTGCAGCAGGCGTACTCGTTCTACGGCGGCTATCTCAAGACGGGCGTCATCTGGACGCCCCACCCGTCCTTCTCCGTGTTCCCCTCGTACAACCTGCAGCTGTACCGGCTGAAGGGGCAGGTGTCCGCGGACGAGACCGTCCCGCCCATCATCCTGGGCTGCAACGACCCGTCGGGGCAGTGCGACGTGGCGCTGAGCTTCCTGGAGGTCGCGTTCGCGTGGGACCGGCGCGACGACCGCACCGAGCCGCGCGACGGCTACTACGCGGCCCTGTCCGTGCAGAAGGGCGGCGGCCCCTTCTTCGGCAACTACGACTACGTCCGCCTGCTGCCGGACCTGCGCTACTACTACTCCATCGGAGAGAAGAAGGACCTGACGGTGGCGCTGAAGCTGCGCATGGGCACGCTGGACCCGGCGGGCGGCGGCCAGAGCTCCATCGTCACCCGCTTCTTCTCCGGCGGCGCCACCTCCATGCGCGGCTTCAACGGGCAGCGGCTGTCGCCCATGACGCCGCTCGCGCCCACCTACAAGAAGGACGACGACGGCAACATCCTGCTGGACGGGGCCGGCAACCCCATCCTGGAGTCCTGGGACACCGTGCCCGTGGGCGGCAACAGCCTGGTCGAGACCTCCGTGGAGCTGCGCTACATGCTCACGGACGCCCTGATGCTGGCGGTCTTCTACGACTCCGGCCTCGTGGGCACGGAGGGGCTGATTGGCAAGAACGCCCCCAAGCTGTTCGGTCCCGAGCACTACCACGCCGTGGGCGCCGGCCTGCGCTACCTCACGGTGGTGGGACCCATCCGACTGGACATCGCGCGGCGCTTGAACATCGGGCGGGGATTGCCCGTCAGCGATCCCGGATACATCTATCCGTCCTCTGGTGGATGCCTGGGCTTTGGGCGCAAGTTCGGCAAGGCCTCGACGTCCGCTGATGCAGCGTATGCGGGTGCCCCGGAAGGGCTCTGCGCGGTCCATATCTCCATCGGAGAGGCGTTTTGA
- a CDS encoding 4-alpha-glucanotransferase, translating to MSTPGRLSGLLLPLFSLRSRTDFGIGDFGAMDGLFSWMKAARQRLLMVLPLLPTAPGDPSPYATRSAFGLNPLFIDLNGVPEFQATGGEGALSDAQKQQLAEARGAPRVRYDLVFPLKDAAFARAFDHFEKHEWTPRTPRAQEFQKWREAQGEWLESYALFTAISEKEDRRPWWQWPEGLRTRQPEALRAVQAQGLERRVRYHAWLQWLAEVQWNQVRAQAKAKDVLLCGDEPFIIGQDSSDCWAHPDILRRDARLGVPPDDFSATGQDWGLPYFDFAAMEKDDYAWLKKRAAKAASYYDLRRVDHAVGYFRQWIRDEKNPTGYFVPADEPTWRRQGEKHFRLLSEGAGIVAEDLGVIPPFVRQILADLKLPGYRVLRWERDDNTYRDPHGFPAVSLVTTGTHDTEPQAEWWEQAQEHERQNAARVWPEFQGVAVTREFTPDIHRATLAAALNAGSDLCVLPWQDVLGTRDRINLPGTMGDANWAYRIAQNTDALLTEPQTKDAAERLAWLTASSRR from the coding sequence ATGTCCACTCCTGGCCGGCTTTCCGGTCTCCTGCTTCCCCTGTTCTCCCTTCGCTCGCGGACAGACTTCGGCATTGGCGACTTCGGCGCCATGGACGGCCTGTTCTCCTGGATGAAGGCCGCGCGTCAGCGCCTGCTGATGGTGCTGCCCCTGCTGCCCACCGCGCCCGGTGACCCCAGCCCCTACGCCACGCGGTCCGCGTTCGGTCTGAACCCGCTCTTCATCGACCTGAACGGGGTGCCGGAGTTCCAGGCCACCGGCGGCGAGGGCGCGCTCAGCGACGCGCAGAAGCAGCAGCTGGCGGAGGCCCGGGGCGCGCCGCGCGTGCGCTACGACCTGGTGTTCCCGCTCAAGGACGCCGCGTTCGCGCGCGCCTTCGACCACTTCGAGAAGCACGAGTGGACCCCGCGCACGCCGCGCGCCCAGGAGTTCCAGAAGTGGCGCGAGGCGCAGGGCGAGTGGCTGGAGAGCTACGCCCTCTTCACCGCCATCAGCGAGAAGGAGGACCGCCGTCCCTGGTGGCAGTGGCCCGAAGGGCTGCGCACCCGCCAGCCGGAGGCGCTGCGCGCCGTCCAGGCCCAGGGGCTGGAGCGCCGCGTGCGCTACCACGCGTGGCTCCAGTGGCTGGCGGAGGTCCAGTGGAACCAGGTCCGCGCGCAGGCCAAGGCGAAGGACGTGCTGCTGTGCGGTGACGAGCCCTTCATCATCGGGCAGGACAGCTCCGACTGCTGGGCCCACCCGGACATCCTGCGCCGCGACGCGCGCCTGGGCGTGCCGCCGGACGACTTCTCCGCCACGGGCCAGGACTGGGGCCTGCCCTACTTCGACTTCGCCGCGATGGAGAAGGACGACTACGCGTGGCTGAAGAAGCGCGCGGCCAAGGCGGCCAGCTACTACGACCTGCGCCGCGTGGACCACGCGGTGGGCTACTTCCGCCAGTGGATCCGCGACGAGAAGAACCCCACCGGCTACTTCGTCCCCGCGGACGAGCCCACCTGGCGCCGCCAGGGTGAGAAGCACTTCCGCCTGCTGTCGGAGGGCGCGGGCATCGTCGCCGAGGACCTGGGCGTGATTCCCCCGTTCGTGCGGCAGATCCTCGCGGACCTGAAGCTGCCCGGCTACCGCGTGCTGCGCTGGGAGCGCGACGACAACACGTACCGCGACCCGCACGGCTTCCCCGCCGTGTCGCTGGTCACCACCGGCACGCACGACACGGAGCCGCAGGCGGAGTGGTGGGAGCAGGCGCAGGAGCACGAGCGCCAGAACGCCGCGCGCGTGTGGCCGGAGTTCCAGGGCGTCGCCGTGACGCGCGAGTTCACCCCGGACATCCACCGCGCCACGCTGGCCGCGGCGCTCAACGCGGGCTCGGACCTGTGCGTGCTGCCGTGGCAGGACGTGCTGGGCACGCGCGACCGCATCAACCTGCCCGGCACCATGGGCGACGCGAACTGGGCCTACCGCATCGCGCAGAACACGGACGCGCTCCTGACGGAGCCGCAGACGAAGGACGCGGCGGAGCGCCTGGCGTGGCTCACCGCCTCGTCGCGCCGCTGA
- a CDS encoding DNA-3-methyladenine glycosylase, with protein sequence MKRLPLSFYARPTLEVARDLLGTLLVVDGVKGRRVGRIVEVEAYLGEHDLACHSSKGRTPRTEVMFGPAGRSYVYLIYGMHHCFNVVTDAPGVAAAVLVRGVEPVEGIPPGERTDGPGRLCRVLGLNLHHNDLPLDSDGLHLLPGTPVPDARVERGPRIGVEYAGAWAAEPFRLWDRDSGHVSRFVSRRPRRRP encoded by the coding sequence ATGAAACGACTTCCCCTGTCCTTCTACGCCCGTCCCACCCTGGAGGTGGCGCGCGACCTCCTGGGCACCCTGCTGGTGGTGGACGGGGTGAAGGGCCGGCGCGTGGGCCGCATCGTGGAGGTGGAGGCCTACCTGGGCGAACACGACCTGGCGTGTCACTCGTCCAAGGGGCGCACGCCCCGGACGGAGGTGATGTTCGGGCCGGCGGGGCGCTCCTACGTCTACCTCATCTACGGAATGCACCACTGCTTCAACGTGGTGACGGACGCGCCCGGGGTGGCCGCGGCGGTGCTGGTGCGGGGCGTGGAGCCGGTGGAGGGCATCCCGCCCGGTGAGCGGACGGACGGGCCCGGGCGGCTGTGCCGGGTGCTGGGGCTGAACCTCCACCACAACGACCTCCCGCTGGACTCGGACGGGCTGCACCTCTTGCCGGGGACGCCGGTGCCGGATGCTCGGGTGGAGCGGGGCCCCCGCATTGGCGTGGAGTACGCCGGGGCGTGGGCCGCTGAACCCTTCCGGTTGTGGGACCGGGACAGTGGACACGTCAGCCGCTTCGTCTCCCGGCGGCCTCGCCGTCGGCCTTGA
- a CDS encoding RNA polymerase sigma factor: MSQEASQEEDRQEEDRRLLARAQDGDVSAFEALVGLHQDRVYGLALRMTRSEADAAEITQDTFLSAYQHLKDFRGEAAFGSWVHRIAANHALMRLRHRRVAQAAESELQAPEFTERGTLADYPVTDWSRDAEEKALDAELGQAIQQAADRLPEGYREVFLLKDVDGLSYEQIAEVTGDSIPAIKSRLHRARLALREAIDLFYNRDNRGV; encoded by the coding sequence ATGTCCCAAGAGGCCTCCCAGGAAGAAGACCGGCAGGAAGAGGACCGGCGGCTCCTGGCACGAGCCCAGGACGGTGACGTCTCCGCCTTCGAGGCCCTCGTCGGCCTGCATCAGGACCGGGTGTACGGCCTGGCCCTTCGGATGACGCGTTCCGAGGCGGACGCGGCGGAAATCACCCAGGACACCTTCCTTTCCGCCTACCAGCACCTGAAGGACTTCCGGGGCGAGGCGGCCTTCGGGTCCTGGGTGCACCGCATCGCGGCGAACCACGCGCTCATGCGCCTGCGCCACCGCCGGGTGGCCCAGGCGGCCGAGTCCGAGCTCCAGGCCCCCGAGTTCACCGAGCGGGGCACCCTGGCGGACTACCCCGTCACGGACTGGAGCCGGGACGCGGAGGAGAAGGCGCTGGACGCGGAGCTGGGGCAGGCAATCCAGCAGGCGGCCGACCGGTTGCCGGAGGGCTACCGGGAGGTCTTCCTCTTGAAAGACGTGGACGGCCTCAGCTACGAACAAATCGCAGAAGTGACCGGGGACTCCATCCCCGCCATCAAGAGCCGCCTGCACCGGGCGCGGCTCGCGCTGCGAGAAGCCATCGACCTGTTCTACAACCGGGACAATCGCGGGGTGTGA
- a CDS encoding anti-sigma factor family protein, whose translation MYTCKDSINLLLEFLEGEMPEEEARHLQEHLSGCKPCEEFLSTYRATPGICKRAMALKMPREVSAKLTEFLRSKIKSCS comes from the coding sequence ATGTATACCTGCAAAGATTCCATCAACCTCCTGCTGGAGTTCCTCGAAGGCGAGATGCCCGAGGAGGAGGCGCGGCACCTGCAGGAGCACCTGTCGGGCTGCAAGCCCTGCGAGGAATTCCTCAGCACCTATCGGGCCACTCCCGGCATCTGCAAGCGCGCCATGGCGCTGAAGATGCCCCGGGAGGTGTCGGCGAAGCTGACCGAGTTCCTGCGCTCGAAGATCAAGTCCTGCTCGTGA